Proteins encoded within one genomic window of Eurosta solidaginis isolate ZX-2024a chromosome 1, ASM4086904v1, whole genome shotgun sequence:
- the LOC137236456 gene encoding uncharacterized protein isoform X3 — protein MRSEDIKEAIQPLGLRIEFREKLFMWKKREDYYFIPRQGKNNPSGKLYSKYKNLKSKRRKIESSSELSESPDENYCSQPIAQTPEVDESVSEAYKTSLNRDGADWVQVCEKWKKTFQIRQRDLHNMSPSAFFQAWTKFAHAQAADLIEIDFQFIYPEKTHLLLSKWETFKTKIFSYYEKNTTNEYCRQLLSTAKSSDNKDIQDYLFTILLNSVLPSSSRFKSESGKKTKKVTIVDSQESLVLRLTTLNDYQRQVNAVINKYYSAGLTIQPFLIVEGLSDTNISGFFVYFDNNLLKFNSFIESLDSCFKIFHVMNLKYPQACQEPWLFFQKFFSKFTQSMISNLQILHRY, from the exons GATTATTATTTCATTCCAAGGCAAGGAAAAAACAATCCATCTGGTAAATTgtattcaaaatacaaaaacctaAAATCGAAACGACGTAAAATTGAAAGTTCATCAGAGTTGTCTGAGAGCCCTGATGAAAATTATTGTTCCCAACCGATTGCCCAAACTCCAGAAGTTGATGAATCAGTCTCCGAAGCATACAAAACTTCTTTAAACAGAGACGGTGCGGATTGGGTCCAAGTATGCGAAAAATGGAAGAAAACATTTCAGATAAGGCAGCGGGATTTACATAATATGAGTCCATCTGCTTTCTTTCAGGCTTGGACTAAATTTGCACATGCACAAGCTGCTGATTTG ATTGAAATCGATTTTCAGTTTATATATCCAGAAAAAACACATTTATTGCTTTCTAAATGGGagacatttaaaacaaaaatttttagttaCTACGAGAAAAATACAACGAACGAATATTGCAGGCAACTTTTATCTACGGCGAAATCATCAGATAATAAAG ATATCCAGGACTATTTGTTTACGATTCTTCTTAATTCAGTATTACCTTCCAGCTCTAGATTCAAAAGTGAAAGCGGTAAAAAGACGAAAAAAGTAACTATTGTCGACTCCCAAGAAAGTTTAGTTTTGCGTCTCACAACTTTAAACGATTACCAACGACAAGTCAATGCAGTAATAAACAAATACTATTCTGCAGGTTTAACTATACAACCATTTTTGATCGTGGAAGGGCTGTCAGATACCAATATAAgcggtttttttgtgtattttgatAATAACTTGCTTAAGTTTAATTCGTTCATTGAGAGCCTTGActcttgttttaaaatttttcatgtaATGAACCTAAAATATCCACAAGCTTGTCAGGAGCCCTGgctcttttttcaaaaatttttttcgaaattcacACAAAGTATGATTTCAAATCTCCAAATATTACATCGCTATTAA